A genomic segment from Alistipes senegalensis JC50 encodes:
- a CDS encoding OmpH family outer membrane protein: MKKAIKLTLAVALVMGSTSLFAQKFGRINTQEIIMAMPETKTMQENMETYAKELQDNIETMNVEFNTKLQDFQKNYNTFSDAIKEMKEKELQDMQNRTREFQERAQQDYQKKQNELLGPIIEKAKAAIDKVSAANAYTVVFDTSTGSLAYFDEATLTDIAPQVKKELGITDAPAAAPAAK, encoded by the coding sequence ATGAAAAAAGCAATCAAACTGACCCTCGCTGTTGCGCTGGTTATGGGCTCCACGTCGCTTTTCGCTCAGAAATTCGGCCGCATCAACACCCAGGAGATCATCATGGCGATGCCCGAAACCAAGACCATGCAGGAAAACATGGAGACCTACGCCAAGGAGCTGCAAGACAACATCGAAACGATGAACGTCGAGTTCAACACCAAATTGCAGGATTTCCAAAAGAACTACAACACCTTCAGCGATGCCATCAAGGAGATGAAGGAGAAGGAGTTGCAGGACATGCAGAACCGCACCCGCGAATTCCAGGAGCGCGCACAGCAGGACTATCAGAAAAAACAGAACGAACTGCTCGGCCCGATCATCGAGAAGGCTAAGGCGGCTATCGACAAGGTTTCGGCCGCAAATGCCTATACGGTCGTATTCGACACCTCGACCGGCTCGCTGGCCTATTTCGACGAGGCGACGCTGACCGACATCGCCCCCCAGGTGAAGAAAGAGCTCGGCATCACCGACGCTCCCGCAGCAGCCCCCGCAGCCAAATAA
- a CDS encoding GDSL-type esterase/lipase family protein, which yields MKRILILFTALLAAGSVFAQSEYNLRRRTLFEVLPVLSSDIVFLGNSITDGCEWAELFNNRHIKNRGISGDRSGWLLERLDPIIEGHPKKLFLMIGINDLISGASPDEVLANIGRLIDRFQAESRWTKIYVQSILPVNGDLPGYERRKACAPLIVPTNKRLEALCDEKGVTYLDVWGALADENGNLDKRYTLDGLHLKGEGYLVWRDVIKPHVK from the coding sequence ATGAAACGTATCCTGATCCTTTTCACCGCCCTCCTCGCCGCGGGCTCGGTGTTCGCCCAGAGCGAGTACAACCTCCGCAGACGGACGCTGTTCGAGGTGCTTCCGGTGCTTTCGAGCGACATCGTCTTTCTGGGCAATTCGATCACCGACGGCTGCGAGTGGGCCGAGCTGTTCAATAACCGCCACATCAAGAACCGCGGCATCAGCGGCGACCGCTCGGGGTGGCTGCTCGAACGTCTCGACCCGATCATCGAGGGGCATCCCAAAAAGCTCTTCCTGATGATCGGCATCAACGACCTGATCTCCGGCGCTTCGCCCGACGAGGTGCTGGCCAACATCGGGCGGCTGATCGACCGTTTCCAGGCCGAATCGCGCTGGACCAAGATTTACGTGCAGAGCATCCTGCCCGTCAACGGCGATCTGCCGGGGTACGAGCGCCGCAAAGCCTGTGCGCCGCTGATCGTGCCGACGAACAAGCGGCTCGAAGCGCTGTGCGACGAGAAGGGCGTCACCTACCTCGATGTCTGGGGAGCTCTGGCCGACGAAAACGGCAATCTGGACAAGCGTTACACGCTCGACGGACTGCATCTCAAAGGCGAAGGCTATCTGGTGTGGCGAGATGTCATCAAACCTCATGTGAAATAG
- a CDS encoding CCA tRNA nucleotidyltransferase — translation MKLTNPIFRRISRLADEQGVRAFVVGGYVRDHYLRRPSTDIDVVVVGSGIALAEALGRELKAKVSVFKTFGTAMVRAGGVEVEFVGARKESYTRDSRKPEVEPGTLEDDQRRRDFTINAMAWSLNEATFGELVDPFDGMSDLEDCIIRTPCDPDITFSDDPLRMMRAVRFAAQLGFTIEEETFEAIRRNAERIRIVSRERIVTELNKIVLSPVPSMGFELLEFTGLLELIFPEFHNLKGVEKRGKHAHKDNFIHTLKVLDNVSRRSDDLWLRWAAILHDIGKPQTKAYDPKAGWTFHGHEVVGSKMVPGIFRQLKLPLNEHMKFVQKLVFLHLRPIILSEDMVTDSAVRRLLFEAGDDVESLMILCEADITSGIDAKVKRFLANFELVRRKMKDLEERDRIRNFQPPVTGELIMETYGIGPCRVIGDIKEVIKNAILDGEIPNEYDAAYALMERLAAERGLTKAAE, via the coding sequence GTGAAGCTGACGAATCCGATATTCCGGCGGATTTCGCGCCTTGCCGACGAGCAGGGCGTGAGGGCTTTCGTCGTCGGGGGCTACGTGCGCGACCACTATCTGCGGCGTCCCTCGACCGACATCGACGTGGTGGTCGTGGGCAGCGGCATCGCGCTGGCCGAGGCGCTGGGGCGCGAGCTGAAAGCCAAAGTTTCGGTCTTCAAGACCTTCGGCACGGCGATGGTCCGTGCCGGGGGCGTCGAAGTGGAGTTCGTGGGGGCCCGCAAGGAGTCCTACACCCGCGATTCGCGCAAACCCGAGGTCGAGCCCGGGACGCTCGAAGACGACCAGCGGCGGCGCGACTTCACGATCAACGCCATGGCGTGGTCGCTGAACGAGGCCACGTTCGGCGAACTGGTCGATCCCTTCGACGGGATGTCCGACCTCGAAGACTGCATCATCCGCACGCCGTGCGATCCCGACATCACCTTTTCGGACGACCCGCTGCGCATGATGCGCGCCGTGCGGTTCGCCGCGCAGCTGGGCTTCACGATCGAGGAGGAGACCTTCGAGGCCATCCGCCGCAACGCGGAGCGCATCCGGATCGTTTCGCGCGAACGCATCGTCACCGAACTTAACAAGATCGTCCTTTCGCCCGTTCCCTCGATGGGCTTCGAACTGCTGGAATTCACGGGGCTGCTGGAGCTGATCTTCCCCGAATTCCACAACCTCAAGGGGGTGGAGAAGCGGGGCAAGCACGCCCATAAGGATAATTTCATCCATACGCTCAAGGTGCTGGACAATGTCTCGCGCCGTTCGGACGACCTGTGGCTGCGCTGGGCCGCCATTCTGCACGACATCGGCAAGCCGCAGACCAAAGCCTACGACCCGAAGGCAGGCTGGACGTTCCACGGCCACGAGGTCGTGGGTTCGAAGATGGTGCCCGGGATTTTCCGGCAGCTGAAACTGCCTCTGAACGAGCACATGAAGTTCGTGCAGAAACTCGTCTTCCTCCACCTGCGGCCCATCATCCTCTCCGAAGACATGGTGACGGACTCCGCCGTGCGGCGTCTGCTGTTCGAGGCGGGGGACGACGTGGAGTCGCTGATGATCCTGTGCGAGGCGGACATCACTTCGGGCATCGACGCCAAGGTGAAACGCTTTCTGGCGAATTTCGAGCTGGTGCGCCGCAAGATGAAGGACCTCGAAGAGCGGGACCGCATCCGCAATTTCCAGCCTCCGGTCACGGGCGAGCTGATCATGGAGACTTACGGCATCGGCCCGTGCCGCGTGATCGGCGACATCAAGGAGGTTATCAAGAACGCCATTCTCGACGGCGAGATTCCCAACGAATACGACGCGGCCTACGCCCTGATGGAGCGGCTGGCGGCGGAACGCGGGCTTACGAAGGCTGCGGAATAA
- the uppS gene encoding polyprenyl diphosphate synthase, whose protein sequence is MSEQKRIPQHVAIIMDGNGRWAGLHGKERYEGHAAGVEPVRASLRAAARWGVKYLTLYAFSTENWGRPSAEVDALMELFCQSVVNETPELIRQGVEVRMIGDRSRFSEKVQKYLAQAEERTAGGKTLTLILALNYSSRDEITRAVRQIARRAEAGEIAPGEISEATIGAALDTAPYPDPDLIVRTSGEQRLSNFLLWQASYAEFWFPEVLWPDFTERDFDAAVEEYARRDRRFGLVK, encoded by the coding sequence ATGAGCGAGCAGAAACGCATACCGCAACACGTCGCCATCATCATGGACGGCAACGGCCGCTGGGCCGGGTTGCACGGCAAGGAGCGTTACGAGGGTCATGCCGCAGGCGTGGAGCCCGTGCGGGCGTCGCTGCGCGCTGCCGCCCGCTGGGGCGTGAAATACCTGACGCTCTATGCGTTCTCGACCGAAAACTGGGGACGCCCCTCCGCAGAGGTCGATGCGCTGATGGAGCTTTTCTGCCAGAGCGTCGTGAACGAGACGCCCGAACTGATCCGCCAGGGGGTCGAGGTGCGCATGATCGGCGACCGGAGCCGCTTCTCGGAGAAGGTGCAGAAGTATCTGGCCCAGGCCGAGGAACGGACTGCCGGAGGAAAGACGCTGACGCTGATCCTGGCGCTCAACTACTCGTCGCGCGACGAAATAACGCGCGCCGTGCGGCAGATCGCCCGCCGTGCGGAGGCCGGGGAGATCGCCCCCGGGGAGATCTCCGAAGCCACGATCGGCGCCGCACTCGACACGGCCCCCTATCCGGACCCCGACCTGATCGTCCGCACCAGCGGCGAACAGCGGCTGAGCAATTTCCTGCTGTGGCAGGCGTCCTACGCCGAATTCTGGTTCCCCGAGGTGCTGTGGCCCGATTTCACGGAGCGGGATTTCGACGCGGCCGTGGAGGAGTACGCACGGCGCGACCGCCGCTTCGGGCTGGTTAAATGA
- a CDS encoding helix-turn-helix domain-containing protein yields MNSKDAETPITSFTLSKLIAMSGGEKRPGPLGECIATSSAAQMEVFRFPGRLDAFVIGVGTEGETTFTSNLKEYRLKKDSLFIVGPKHILQIQSNNSFKAHVLVISPDFLRRINIDTKHLMPLFLQFGSRHCMELTHAECQSLRSFISMVEQELEGPETDFAIEIVSGLIAATIYKVGDILTHYMEKHPEMDNPVHNRAEEYFKQFTELLGEHYTRERSVGYYARQLCITPKYLTTLIKRISGKSVSEWIDSYVILEAKTLLKYSNMSVQEIAYYLNFPNQSFFGSYFKRNTGMSPSQYKAKQ; encoded by the coding sequence ATGAACAGCAAAGACGCAGAAACTCCGATCACCAGCTTCACCCTCAGCAAGCTGATCGCCATGTCCGGCGGCGAGAAACGCCCCGGCCCGCTGGGGGAATGCATCGCCACCAGCAGCGCCGCGCAAATGGAGGTATTCCGGTTTCCGGGACGCCTCGACGCTTTCGTCATCGGCGTGGGAACCGAAGGCGAAACGACCTTCACCTCCAACCTGAAAGAATACCGGCTGAAAAAGGACTCGCTCTTCATCGTCGGACCGAAGCATATCCTGCAAATACAGTCCAACAACAGCTTCAAGGCGCATGTCCTCGTCATCTCGCCGGACTTCCTGCGCCGCATCAACATCGACACCAAACACCTGATGCCGCTCTTCCTGCAATTCGGATCGCGTCACTGCATGGAGCTCACCCACGCCGAATGCCAGTCGCTGCGCAGCTTCATCTCGATGGTCGAACAGGAACTCGAAGGTCCCGAAACCGATTTTGCGATCGAGATCGTCAGCGGACTGATCGCGGCGACGATTTATAAGGTCGGCGACATCCTGACTCACTACATGGAGAAGCATCCCGAGATGGACAATCCCGTGCACAACCGGGCCGAGGAGTATTTCAAGCAGTTCACCGAGCTGCTCGGCGAACACTACACGCGCGAACGCAGCGTGGGTTACTACGCCCGGCAGCTCTGCATCACGCCCAAATACCTCACGACGCTCATCAAACGCATCAGCGGCAAATCGGTGTCGGAATGGATCGACAGCTACGTCATCCTCGAAGCCAAAACGCTGCTCAAATACTCGAACATGAGTGTCCAGGAGATCGCCTATTACCTCAATTTCCCCAACCAGTCGTTCTTCGGCAGCTATTTCAAGCGCAATACGGGCATGTCGCCGTCGCAGTACAAGGCCAAGCAATAG
- a CDS encoding NAD(+)/NADH kinase — protein sequence MKIILFSRAQIAHTPEEIRQLFEAIDASGFDYAVNEEFAPVVRQTAGIALPPEKVYGRHIGEQPAGTIMVCYGGDGTLLEGVHRLCGAPIPVMGINAGHLGFLTSAPSAGLDLIFNDIAAGKITTEPRSLLSIEGDFGEQPDSTLALNEFTVQRHGAGMISVETYVDGQMVATYHGDGVIVSTPTGSTAYSLSAGGPVVAPTCRCLVISPLAPHNLTMRPVVIPDSGVISLRVNARRSAAFVTLDDRTYRISHGAAFTVRRAEQKIFLAVPHNISFYDTLRNKMMWGIDIRS from the coding sequence ATGAAAATCATACTTTTTTCCCGCGCGCAGATCGCCCACACCCCCGAGGAGATCCGCCAGTTGTTCGAGGCGATCGACGCATCCGGATTCGATTACGCAGTCAACGAGGAGTTTGCCCCCGTCGTGCGGCAAACCGCCGGAATAGCGCTCCCGCCCGAGAAGGTCTACGGCCGTCACATCGGCGAACAGCCTGCCGGAACCATCATGGTCTGCTACGGAGGCGACGGAACGCTGCTCGAAGGGGTGCACCGCCTCTGCGGAGCCCCGATCCCCGTGATGGGGATCAACGCCGGGCACCTGGGATTCCTGACCAGCGCCCCGAGCGCCGGGCTGGACCTGATATTCAACGACATCGCGGCCGGAAAGATCACCACCGAGCCCCGCTCGCTGCTCTCCATCGAGGGCGATTTCGGCGAACAGCCCGACTCGACGCTGGCGCTCAACGAATTCACCGTGCAGCGCCACGGCGCGGGAATGATCTCGGTCGAAACCTACGTTGACGGGCAGATGGTGGCCACCTATCACGGCGACGGGGTGATCGTCTCGACCCCCACGGGATCGACCGCCTATTCGCTCAGCGCCGGAGGCCCCGTCGTGGCTCCGACGTGCCGGTGTCTCGTCATCTCGCCCCTCGCCCCCCACAACCTCACGATGCGCCCGGTGGTGATCCCCGATTCGGGCGTCATCTCGCTGCGCGTCAACGCCCGCCGCTCGGCCGCGTTCGTCACGCTGGACGACCGCACCTACCGGATTTCGCACGGCGCGGCCTTCACCGTCAGGCGGGCCGAACAGAAGATTTTTTTGGCCGTGCCGCACAATATATCATTTTACGACACGTTACGGAATAAGATGATGTGGGGAATCGACATCCGCAGTTAA
- a CDS encoding OmpH family outer membrane protein, protein MKRLILIAAFILTAGTLAAQNYIIVNSEKVFKSIDAYNTAISDLDKLAKQYQTQVDTKFNEVETLYNNYQVQKTSLSAAARQVRENAILQKEKEAQEYQESLFGQEGTLMKKRVEMISPIQKQVFAAIEAYAKQVGADLVFDSANNPTLLYNNPAVERTQQVIDALKKK, encoded by the coding sequence ATGAAACGGCTGATTTTAATCGCGGCATTCATTCTGACGGCAGGAACCCTCGCGGCCCAAAACTACATAATCGTCAACAGCGAAAAAGTCTTCAAGTCGATCGACGCCTACAACACGGCCATATCCGATCTGGACAAACTCGCCAAACAGTACCAGACGCAGGTGGATACCAAGTTCAACGAGGTCGAGACGCTCTACAACAACTATCAGGTTCAGAAAACATCGCTTTCGGCCGCAGCGCGTCAGGTGCGTGAAAACGCCATCCTCCAAAAAGAAAAGGAGGCCCAGGAGTATCAGGAGAGCCTGTTCGGACAGGAAGGCACGCTGATGAAAAAACGGGTCGAGATGATCTCTCCGATCCAGAAGCAGGTCTTCGCGGCCATCGAAGCCTACGCCAAGCAGGTCGGGGCCGACCTGGTGTTCGATTCGGCGAACAATCCCACGCTGCTCTACAACAACCCCGCGGTCGAGCGGACGCAGCAGGTGATCGACGCCCTGAAAAAGAAATGA
- a CDS encoding pyridoxine 5'-phosphate synthase yields the protein MTKLSVNINKIAVVRNSRGGNLPDVVRAALDIERFGADGITVHPRPDARHIRYDDVRDLKRVLTTELNIEGNPIPSFIDLVSEVVPAQVTLVPDAHDAITSNAGWDTVANREFLTGVTQRFHEKGIRVSIFVDPSPEMVAGAKACGADRVELYTEAYAREYPDGPERAAAPYVAAAEEARRQGLGLNAGHDLSLENLRYFVSRIPWTDEVSIGHALICDALYYGLENTVQLYRRELKL from the coding sequence ATGACAAAGCTGAGTGTTAACATCAATAAGATCGCCGTGGTGCGCAATTCGCGCGGCGGCAACCTGCCCGACGTGGTTCGCGCGGCCCTGGACATCGAGCGTTTCGGAGCCGACGGCATCACGGTGCATCCGCGTCCCGATGCGCGCCATATCCGTTACGACGACGTGCGCGACCTGAAGCGGGTGCTCACGACGGAGCTCAACATCGAGGGCAATCCCATTCCGAGCTTCATCGACCTGGTGTCGGAGGTGGTTCCGGCGCAGGTGACCCTCGTGCCCGACGCCCACGACGCCATCACGTCGAACGCCGGATGGGACACCGTGGCCAACCGCGAGTTCCTGACCGGCGTGACGCAGCGTTTCCACGAAAAGGGCATCCGGGTCTCGATCTTCGTGGACCCCTCTCCGGAGATGGTGGCCGGGGCGAAGGCGTGCGGCGCCGACCGCGTGGAGCTCTACACCGAGGCTTATGCGCGGGAGTATCCCGACGGGCCGGAGCGGGCCGCGGCTCCCTATGTGGCCGCCGCCGAGGAGGCCCGCCGGCAGGGGCTGGGGCTGAACGCCGGACACGACCTGTCGCTGGAGAATCTGCGTTATTTCGTCAGCCGCATTCCCTGGACCGACGAGGTGTCGATCGGCCATGCGCTGATTTGCGACGCACTCTACTACGGACTGGAAAACACCGTGCAGCTCTACCGGCGCGAACTTAAATTATGA
- the bamA gene encoding outer membrane protein assembly factor BamA — protein MNYSGKIFTAAAALVLCCSNIFAQEQNPQDTTAAPKPAVSENAPMYRNDGAPRLYHIRNVNVHGVQYLNPDILKSSAGLIEGDSIYLPSNFISNAISRLWSQRFFSDVKIGAEIEGDSLDLEVFLKERPRVYNWEFEGISKGKKKDLLEKLKLKRGSELSDYVIDKNQKLIKQYWAEKGFRNTEVGVRIDNDTLRPGQAVTVTFLIDRKSKVKIGKINFTGNEQFPDKRLRRTFKKTHQKSINFFKGAKLNESDYENDKELLIDFYNSKGYRNATIVSDSIYPINEKRLGIDIDVSEGNKYYIRNVSWVGNSVYETDDLQRMFGVKKGDTYDKKSMHKRLGIGKEENPEDMSVKSLYQNEGYLMSQIEPAEVIIAPDSIDIEVKVFEGKQFTINEVGITGNQRVDDEVIRRELYTRPGELYNRSLLMQTIRTLGSMGHFNPEAVMPDIKPVTNDLVNVNWPLEEQASDQFNIAGGWGSGTFVGSVGITLNNLSIKNTFKKGAWRPYPMGQNQRLSLSAQTNGTYYKAFAFSFTDPWMGGKKPNSFTLSAHFSEQNNAYYVWQSATQYFRTYGVAAGLGKRLNWPDPYFTFYAEANYERYNLKNWTGFVVENGNSNLLSLKLVLARNSVDQPIYPRRGSEFSASVQATLPYSLWDGKDYSDQSMSDQDRYRWIEFHKWQFKAQWFQGFLRNSNLVLMLKAEMGYLGSYNKNKVSPFQRFEVGGDGMSGYNIYGIDIIAMRGYEDGALDPSSYYSRGYNKYTAELRYPIILKPSSQIYVLGFLEGGNAFDSWKKFSPFRIKRSAGFGVRLYLPVVGMLGIDWGYGFDPPANSTTKSGSQFHFVLGQQF, from the coding sequence ATGAACTATTCCGGTAAGATATTCACGGCAGCAGCGGCCCTCGTGCTTTGCTGCTCGAATATATTCGCCCAGGAGCAGAATCCGCAGGACACGACGGCGGCTCCGAAGCCTGCGGTCTCCGAAAATGCCCCGATGTACAGGAACGACGGCGCACCCAGGCTCTACCACATTCGCAACGTCAATGTCCACGGCGTGCAGTACCTCAATCCCGACATTCTCAAATCGTCCGCCGGACTGATCGAGGGCGATTCGATCTACCTGCCGAGCAACTTCATCTCCAACGCCATCTCGCGGCTCTGGAGCCAGCGGTTTTTCTCGGACGTGAAGATCGGCGCCGAGATCGAGGGCGACAGCCTCGACCTGGAGGTGTTCCTCAAAGAGCGCCCCCGCGTCTACAACTGGGAGTTCGAAGGCATCTCGAAGGGCAAGAAGAAAGACCTTCTGGAGAAGCTCAAACTCAAACGAGGCAGCGAACTCTCGGATTACGTCATCGACAAGAACCAGAAGCTCATCAAACAGTACTGGGCCGAAAAGGGTTTCCGCAACACGGAGGTCGGCGTGCGCATCGACAACGACACGCTGCGTCCCGGACAGGCCGTGACCGTCACGTTCCTCATCGACCGCAAGTCGAAGGTCAAGATCGGCAAGATCAACTTCACGGGCAACGAACAGTTCCCGGACAAGCGTCTGCGCCGCACGTTCAAGAAAACCCACCAGAAATCGATCAACTTCTTCAAGGGCGCCAAGCTCAACGAAAGCGACTACGAGAACGACAAGGAACTGCTGATCGACTTCTACAACTCGAAAGGCTACCGCAACGCGACGATCGTGAGCGACTCGATCTACCCGATCAACGAAAAACGCCTGGGCATCGACATCGACGTTTCGGAGGGCAACAAATACTACATCCGCAACGTGTCGTGGGTCGGCAACTCGGTCTACGAGACCGACGACCTGCAACGCATGTTCGGCGTCAAGAAGGGTGACACCTACGACAAAAAGTCGATGCACAAGCGGCTGGGAATCGGCAAGGAGGAGAACCCCGAGGACATGTCGGTCAAGTCGCTCTATCAGAACGAAGGCTACCTGATGTCGCAGATCGAACCCGCCGAGGTCATCATCGCCCCCGACTCGATCGACATCGAAGTCAAGGTGTTCGAAGGCAAGCAGTTCACCATCAACGAAGTCGGCATCACGGGCAACCAGCGCGTCGATGACGAGGTGATCCGCCGCGAGCTGTACACCCGTCCGGGCGAACTTTACAACCGCTCGCTGCTGATGCAGACCATCCGCACGCTGGGTTCGATGGGACACTTCAACCCCGAGGCCGTCATGCCCGACATCAAACCCGTCACGAACGACCTGGTGAACGTCAACTGGCCCCTCGAAGAGCAGGCTTCCGACCAGTTCAATATCGCCGGCGGCTGGGGATCGGGCACGTTCGTGGGCTCGGTGGGCATCACGCTGAACAACCTTTCGATCAAGAACACCTTCAAGAAAGGCGCATGGCGCCCCTACCCGATGGGCCAGAACCAGCGGCTGTCGCTCTCGGCGCAGACCAACGGCACCTATTACAAGGCTTTCGCGTTCAGTTTCACCGACCCCTGGATGGGCGGCAAGAAACCCAACTCGTTCACCCTCTCGGCACACTTCTCCGAGCAGAACAACGCCTACTACGTATGGCAGTCGGCGACACAGTATTTCCGCACCTACGGCGTGGCCGCCGGTCTGGGCAAGCGGCTGAACTGGCCCGACCCTTACTTCACGTTCTACGCCGAGGCCAACTACGAGCGCTACAACCTGAAAAACTGGACGGGATTCGTCGTGGAGAACGGCAACTCGAACCTGCTGTCGCTCAAACTGGTGCTGGCCCGCAACTCGGTGGACCAGCCGATCTACCCGCGCCGCGGCTCGGAGTTCAGCGCCTCGGTGCAGGCCACGCTTCCCTACTCGCTCTGGGACGGTAAGGATTACAGCGACCAGTCGATGTCCGATCAGGACCGCTACCGCTGGATCGAGTTCCACAAATGGCAGTTCAAGGCGCAGTGGTTCCAGGGATTCCTGCGCAACTCGAACCTCGTGCTGATGCTCAAAGCCGAGATGGGATACCTCGGAAGCTACAACAAGAACAAGGTTTCGCCCTTCCAGCGCTTCGAGGTCGGCGGCGACGGCATGTCGGGATACAACATATACGGTATCGACATCATCGCCATGCGCGGTTACGAGGACGGTGCGCTCGACCCGTCGAGCTACTACTCCCGCGGCTACAACAAATACACCGCCGAGCTGCGCTACCCGATCATCCTGAAACCTTCGTCGCAGATCTACGTGCTCGGATTCCTCGAGGGCGGTAACGCATTCGACTCGTGGAAGAAGTTCTCGCCCTTCCGGATCAAGCGTTCGGCCGGCTTCGGCGTCCGCCTCTATCTGCCCGTGGTGGGTATGCTCGGCATCGACTGGGGCTACGGATTCGATCCCCCCGCGAACTCCACGACCAAGAGCGGCAGCCAGTTCCACTTCGTCCTCGGTCAGCAGTTCTAA